Proteins encoded in a region of the Anopheles ziemanni chromosome 2, idAnoZiCoDA_A2_x.2, whole genome shotgun sequence genome:
- the LOC131293265 gene encoding uncharacterized protein LOC131293265 encodes MAVHAYSSANPSANGIVRFSLLLLCMGMLGLAFACNGGYKVRVKKIENCAGPDAVITADENFTVVLTKNCEIKSRGCVRFKDFKTANAKYTISKDGVQVLQGSMDLCDQASRPRRTEHIAELLRSLGVPEKCPISAGEICTEPSQVVNINRFKQYLPLARGAIGVDVAVQHDSGKSCFKIRFDITK; translated from the exons ATGGCTGTCCACGCATATAGTAGTGCAAATCCCTCGGCAAATGGGATCGTGAGGTTCAGTTTGCTGCTGCTTTGCATGGGCATGCTTGGATTGGCATTCGCTTGC AACGGTGGCTACAAGGTCAGGGTGAAGAAGATCGAAAACTGTGCTGGACCGGACGCGGTTATTACGGCCGACGAGAACTTTACGGTCGTGCTGACCAAGAACTGTGAAATTAAGTCCCGTGGTTGCGTGCGGTTTAAGGACTTCAAAACGGCCAACGCCAAGTATACGATCAGCAAGGATGGAGTGCAAGTGCTGCAGGGGTCGATGGACCTCTGTGATCAGGCATCGCGTCCAAGGCGCACGGAGCACATCGCCGAGTTGCTGCGAAGTCTTGGTGTACCGGAAAAGTGCCCCATAAGTGCG GGAGAAATTTGCACCGAACCAAGTCAAGTGGTAAACATCAATCGCTTCAAGCAGTACCTTCCTCTGGCCCGAGGTGCTATCGGTGTAGATGTGGCCGTACAACACGATTCG GGAAAAAGCTGCTTCAAGATACGCTTTGACATTACCAAGTAA